A window of the Thiomicrospira microaerophila genome harbors these coding sequences:
- a CDS encoding SoxR reducing system RseC family protein: MSEALQAQGWVESSDENFVWVRTQRETACGGCQGQSTCGTGSLSKLFSLGHQPLLKLPNSLAARPGDRVILELNGTSLIKQAVLAYGFPLIGLFIGALMVSFMFSEVQDWQIALGSLIGLVSAWLWVRLNHRPEQPKIVEVIRSQL, translated from the coding sequence GTGTCAGAAGCTTTACAAGCGCAAGGTTGGGTAGAATCTTCAGATGAAAATTTTGTTTGGGTAAGAACTCAACGTGAAACGGCTTGTGGTGGCTGTCAAGGTCAGTCAACTTGTGGCACGGGTAGCTTGTCTAAACTCTTTTCTTTAGGGCATCAACCTTTACTTAAATTACCGAATAGCTTGGCAGCCAGGCCTGGTGACCGAGTTATTTTGGAGTTAAACGGGACGAGTTTAATTAAACAAGCCGTTTTAGCTTACGGTTTTCCATTGATTGGATTATTTATAGGGGCGCTGATGGTGAGTTTTATGTTTTCTGAGGTTCAAGATTGGCAAATAGCACTGGGTTCTTTAATCGGATTAGTGAGTGCTTGGCTTTGGGTCAGGTTAAATCATCGTCCTGAACAGCCAAAAATTGTAGAAGTCATTAGGAGTCAATTATGA